TTGTTTTTGGTTTCAGTAGGTCTTTCTTTCCTGATGGTATCAGAAAGGTGGTGGCGGGGATGTTGCGTTGGAATAATGTCTCTCTAGACTTCCCTTACCTCGACGCCGTCCGATTCAACGCCAATGAATGGTCTGTGGGCCAAGGTAGGAGTTGATATATTTGTTGGCTCTCTTCAAATTTTGGCAGTTGGTGTGCCAAGCATGAAAAGAGGTTTGCTAACTCTTAGGACGATGACTTCCACATCTTCTTTCAATTTGTCTTACAACATGGCACAATTTCTTCAACCCAATAGATTTGTAGTGATGGTTTGCAAGCCTCAGCTGCATGAGGTGATGCCCCAACCGATGTGTTTTCCAGCTGTTACTAGATCTTGTTTCTAGTGACGAGTGACTATTGCAGTCTTCAAAGGCCGGTATGGCGTAGTGTTGGTTCAATGTATTTTCAAGCTTCAAAGTGTCATGTACAATCAAAGAAAGAAAAACAATCATTATGGTTTTCATTGTAAATTTATATTTTGCTAGTCATTTTGTGCTTGGTTGTCTTTCATTACAGTGGCTACTATTTCCCTTGATATTTATCAGGTATATGATGCCCTTTTGTGTCTTCTCTTAAAAAGCTACTTGAGCAAACAAATTTTCATAATCTTGCAAATGCCAACTTAGCTTAAGGTCAAACATATTTGCACCCTTTCCGCGGTGTGCTCTGCCCTCCTCACGACGCATGCCTTTTTTTTGCCTGAAGGAGCTAGAGCTATGTATTAAACAAAGCACTGGCATGAAAAAAAACCTTAAAGGAGAAAAGAAAATTCTCGGGGAGTTTTTTATCCTCTTCATTCCACACATGTCGATGCTGCGACGGTGTTGTCGCCGCTAGAGTTCCAAGTCATCACCGTGGGAGAAAGTGGTATCAATGTAGGTAGCCGGTAAGTCACTGATCTCTACCAAAACTGGTAGTGGGTTCGACCCAAAGGATCCCAGGCCCGAAGAAGAAGGCAACACTAGATTGATCACACCTAGATGTTTATCTGAGTCAGCATGTTAACCGAATCATCATTGTTACTGTTGAAGCACCACCATTGTGACAAAAAAAACAGCCAACTGCCCCTACTTCCACGGATAGAAAGGCAAACTTGCCCACTATATCTGTGGCTAGGTCTGAGAGCACACGCACCACCGAAGTTGGAGGAGGCCTTATTGAGCATCGCCGCCACTAGTCCCACCACCACTAGAAGGGCCGAATCAATCGGCAACAAAGAACTATATGTCCACCCAATCTCGTGTCCGATTCGACGGTACACCATCAAGGCCGAAGAAAAAGTTAGGGGACCATTCTTCAACACCGACACCCCAATTAAGACAGGGTTAACTACATCTCCCAGCACTAAATTGAGATTTGCTGCACGGCCCCGCCGGCAAAGTTACACGAAACATAAGGATGTTGGCGATGTATAGATGGAGGAGGGGTGGCGGAGAAGAATCCTAGATCTTCAAGGAGCCATgagaaaaagaggaaaaaaaaactTTAGAGCTTTGCGTGTCCCTGCACCGCACAAGCCACCTCATAGTGGGCTCTACTGTTCTTTAGGGTACACATTGTGCTTAATTAATCCCCTAGTCTAAGCCCACCCTTCCCTAAATCAAAGTGATCTAATCCAACCCGTAGCCGTCCATGGGTCGTGCAAATTAACCCATTAATTCCTCCCCTGTGGCCGCGGCAGCTTAACCGCGTGGACACCGACCCCTCGCTGGTCGTCCCCTCTATCCCCAGCCACCTGGCGCGACTCCGGTGGCGCCATCAGTCATCCTCCGGGCCCCACGCCATCCCTGGTCTCCCGGGCCTTTTTCTCCAGGCGCCACGTGCTCTCGCGGGGCCGGCTCGGCGGCTCGATCGTCCCTTCCTCCCTCCGgcgtgcacgcgcgcgcaccgtTCGTTCCGCCCGGGAGCCATCGATCCCTCGTGGCGTGCTCGTGCTCATGTGGTACGCTTGGCGCTTTTGCTTTTCATGACGTGGGCTCGTCGGTTGAATTTTTGTTCCCTTTGATCTATCTTATCCAGATATGCCGGCATCCCTTTCAAACGTTATCCCTGATGTAGCCTGTAGAAATGCTTCTGGAGATCAGATTATTTCGTATGCGGTGATCACGTGATAAGCCTTGATTAATTCACTTGAAATGGGCTGCTCATGGCGGAATTGATGCACTAACATCAACTGAATAATTCATGAATTTGATGAAATTGAGGCTGTTTTGCACAAAAGCATTTCAAGATACGCTCAAGCGGAACCAAAATGTAGTTTAATGTGAGGGATCAAATGATTCAGGCAAGCACCTCTCTCGGGGAAGAGATGAAGGGTGGAACCTGAGTCTCCACGTCAACCTAATACAGTAGTGAAAGAATAAGCGGGACCTGGCCCCTGAGAAAATTTCAGGTAGGCAAGAATCAATCACAGGTTATTAACATCCATATTCATTGGGTGGCTGTGGCTAGCAATTAATCTCCCTGACTTATACCGACACTGCCTGATTGACCAGGTTACTGCTGATATATGCTTGCCATACATGCCCGGCaaccatgccatgccattcacAGCTAGACGGTGTCCGACGTCATACATGCACTCCCATATCATGTACTGTAGGAAGTATATGTGTGCGTGTGTCGCGCCACCCGTCGCCATTGCAGCATGCAGCGTACAGCTCCGTCCGGTCTATATATACACCCGGCCGTCCAACAACTCATGCTTCCCACCCAACCACTGGTCTCCAGGCATTGTCACTCACCTGCTCTACCGCTCTTCCGTATAGCCTAGAAGCTACAGCTTAGCCATGGCGTCCATGACCAGGGAGACACCTGTTGCCCGTTTCGTTGACGAGGAGGAGGATGACCTTGTCGGCGATGATAGTGGGGACGACGGTGACGAGGTGCTGGAGGTGAGGAGGCGCGTGTCCCGCTTCGCCGTCGGGGGAGACGACGGCGCCGGCGGGGCGGGAGAGTTGAGGAGGCGGGTATCCCGCTTTGCCGTCGACGGGAGCAGCGGCTCGGGCGGCAGCCGCGGTGTCTTGTCAAGGAGACAGGAGGTCGTCGACGCGGGCGTGCAGGACCGACGCCGCCACGACGGCGGCTGCGAGGGGGCCCGGACCCTGCCGCCGCCGCACGCGTGGCTGGCTGTGGAGGACACGAAGAAGAGCTTCGGGAGCGACAACGAGGAGCAGTGGGCGCGGCTTCTGCAGCGCGGGTCggcgcaggcggaggcggcgcagcCGCGGCGGAGCAGCTTCAGCGTGGTCCGGCGGGAGCGGGCGGCGCGGGAGGCGTGGCTGGACCGCGCGTGGGAGATGAAGAAGAGCTGGCACGAGCGCAACGGCGGCGCCCCCGACGCCGACACCCCCGTGGTGGTTGTggtggggaagcaggccggcggatCCTCGTCCCCGTGCGCCTCCTCGTCCCCGCACCACCACCACTCGTCCGCCAGCGTCGCGATGGACATGGAGGAGGTGCGTGCTTGCAGGGACCTCGGCCTCGAGCTCCCCTCCGACGGCACCGTAGAGATTCAATGCTACGGCATCTCCGCCGGCAGCAGCCCTACCCACAGCCAGGCCAGCAGCGGCGCCGACTCGCCCTCCACCGCCGGCAGCTGCTCCATCTCCAGCCCCAGCGCCGGTACGTACGTCACCATCACACACACCACCCAGCACCTGCATTAATTCCATGGGTCACTAGCTGCAGATAtatctgcatgcatgcatgcacaccacCCTGCCTTGCCGGGCATGGCACACCGACGACGACGAGCATCTCTGCTCGCCCGGCCCCGTCTCCGACGGGTCAAAAGCAGGGCATCTTCGAGTCCATCAATGAAAAATTATTATTGTTACCATCATGTGCGCCCCTCGTCAAGTGCTCTCTGGACGTACTCTAGGTGATTAGTGGTACCAATAACTAAGTCTGGCCAACCGTAGCTGGTGCCTTTCCCAGGACAACCGGGCGGCGTCGCCATCCCCATCCGGCGACGCTTTGCACGTCGATCTGGCTACTCACCTTCGCCACGCTCTGGCCACCAGTCGCGATCAGCCTGTCTCCGTCCTGTTCTCATCACCAGAATCGTTCCACACTCAGATTAGTTATAGTTAATTAGTAGTGCTAGACTGCTGGTATGTCTTTGCTTACTGTTTGATCATAATTAATCTGCATCGTGGCAACCATCCAGTGGTGGTG
This DNA window, taken from Triticum aestivum cultivar Chinese Spring chromosome 1D, IWGSC CS RefSeq v2.1, whole genome shotgun sequence, encodes the following:
- the LOC123180365 gene encoding uncharacterized protein; the encoded protein is MASMTRETPVARFVDEEEDDLVGDDSGDDGDEVLEVRRRVSRFAVGGDDGAGGAGELRRRVSRFAVDGSSGSGGSRGVLSRRQEVVDAGVQDRRRHDGGCEGARTLPPPHAWLAVEDTKKSFGSDNEEQWARLLQRGSAQAEAAQPRRSSFSVVRRERAAREAWLDRAWEMKKSWHERNGGAPDADTPVVVVVGKQAGGSSSPCASSSPHHHHSSASVAMDMEEVRACRDLGLELPSDGTVEIQCYGISAGSSPTHSQASSGADSPSTAGSCSISSPSAGEDPVDVKARLKVWAQAVALASTTRLGS